From Plasmodium sp. gorilla clade G2 genome assembly, chromosome: 1:
TGTAAAATATAGGGActaatattataatcaatGAATGATAAAAGATATCAACGATGTttttacatacatataatattatatcatatataaaaaaaaaattatcatgaaatataatttatatacaatTGAAAAACAACACACATAATATTCCAAAACATATACTACGTACATAAATGTTTCTTGTATTCATGTTTCCAtgaattttttcttcttttgcGTAACCATATATACAAAAGTATCACTATAATAGTTACTGCAATAAGAGCAACAATTGCCATACCATAAGTGAAAAATGCAGCAGTACCAGCACTTGCAGCACTTGAAACAATACCTGATTGGTTAGCAACAGAACTTAAGGTAGGAGCTACAGATTTAATCGCTGTTTCtaatgaagatataaaaaagaattttgCACCAATTATGTCACTTGTAAGTTTTGTAGCAAGTGTTGGGATTGTTGTGGATGCCGTTTCAACTGCAGCAGCAACACTAGCAGTAGCACCAGCAGCAACACCAGAATTTCCTGCAAGTATAGACGAAATCCCACAAATACCTACACCTCCAACACAACctgtttttaaattatctaaataattatcatgtACTTTATTTGATAAGGGTAATTTATTAGatgatttctttttatttgtagATTCACAACATTTACTATTTAATTTATCTGAAGTTTTCTGAAAATCGATTTCTGGTGTTACATAGAAATTATTGTAGAGTTTTCTTTGCATTTCTAAATATTTAAGGGAACGAGAAGATATATTTGATTTTGCCACTAtttctttatcatatttttcgtttttatatatctttaaattTGTTGTTCTAGTGTTTTCCTTTTGTGTTACTTCTggtattttttgttttctttttgcTTTATCGTTTggatattgtttttttttgtatttagtTTCATTGTTATCTTTCCATTCTCTTAATTTACATTTTTCGcgtttattatttgttgtaAGTTCATGTAACAATTCTCCTAATGATCTAATCTTTGTTGCCACTAATGTTGTGTTTCTatagtttatatttttatataatccaTCACAGTCATTCTAAAAATAGAGaaacaagaaaaaattaaaaacaaattatattaaatacataGGTTTCTATTACAAAAACATATGTAAAAGacgaataaaaatattaaaatgtatgATAACGAAAGGTAGTTTTATAttgtacacatatataatttgaatcCGTATTTATTACATTGTAAATTAAGGTTAATGCTCCTAATAtaattgtaaatataattaatttaaaattataaaatatcatttctaatatatgtgctattatatttataaatgtaataatatatatacatatatatgtaaactataaaggaaaatatatatttttaaaatttataaatataatattcacaTTTAGTTTGTTAtgaaataattttcttttttatataaaaaatcgtttaagaagaaaattttatattctctaagaactaatataaatatttatttttcttaatttttttttacttttttcttttttgatgatatatatgaaagaacaatattattttataaaatgtatgtgaaatatatatattattataaaatcgttgtttataaattttattaaaattgcATTAATAATGGTAGTTGTTTTTAGTATATAGAATATGTgtaatgattatataaatataaatagttcTTTATATTACTGAATTgtgatgtatatatttataaatataatatatataatataaaaattaattaaaaacataatacattataattagaaaaaaaaatagatataaataataaatacttTAATATTAActtatttaaagaaaaaattagttttttttaatagaatTATTTCACATTTTaccaaattaaatatatatacattatatattttagtaTTTAATTGTATATCTACTATACAACTGAGtttagaaaaattaaacCAAATTGAAATTAAaagagaatataataaaattaaaattgatAAAATGTAGTTCTTGAGTTATTAttcaattatattatatatttattatataatcaaataatttttataatatatatttatatatattatctaataGATATTTAGAAATGGAtctatttttaatacattcaattataattatataccttatgtattttatatagtTGGATTgaaatgatgaatatatccataataacaatattaaaACTGTGTgctaatttattttaatttacattattatccataattttgtaaaattagataataaatataaatatatatattggaaTTGagattattcttattaataattttttatatattttttattataattattttttttatatttatattaaataatatttaagaattaaaaaatttttgatttaattaacttattatataaaaattttatggcgttttaaataattgttattttttatgttaatattattaagaatgttatagaatatataaaacaaaaatacgtatcattatatttttaacttctacaaaatttataattatatttatattcaaataaaatatagaaataataaatatatattacaaattaaactataaaataatttattttatatatgcatatatatatgtttttgtaAACCACACATAATACATTAAAAGAAACTTATAAGaagtatacatataaaacattttcatacaattttaatacattttaaatatttaaaatatattattttataaatatacaatataaaataattatagtaataatacGATTAAAATGAAGTGTCATTGTGTACAATATTATTCTGAAGAAAACTACATGCAGAAAACAATGAACGATTGTTCCGATAAGcgaaaaattttaaaattgcTATCAATTACTggaatgttattattattagtagtATTAAACGTAAGTTAATAAATGTGaatcttttataatatcaatgtatacatatatatatatatatatatatatatatatatatatatatttatcattttgtcTTCAGAGTATAGTAATATGTGAGAAAAGTGAAACAACAAATGCAGGAATCtatgatatatatagtaGAAATTTATCGGAGTTAGAAAGTGTAAAGAATAAAGGATTAAGAAGTAGCAGTGataaaaaaacattaaaaaatagtatagatgaaaaaaataataatattcctcTTAGTTCACAAtgcaataatataaattataatgatttatCAAAACAATTAACATTGGATGATTTACATAATGTATTGGATAATTTAGAAGAACGTCCATCTGATGAAGATCTGCGTAACATATGGAACCAAGTTTTGGGTATAGCTAAATATGGATTTGATGATATGTTAAAagatttatcatattatatagaagAGTATTTactaaaatatgaatatcaAACTTATCATCATATGAGTGATAGAGTCGTATCTGTAAATACTGAGTACCGTACATGGTATAAATCAATGCATGATATTGCAGTTGCACTATCATCTACAGATGTTGAAAATACTCGTAATTTTTATAGTTTAATTAAAGATGGAGCATCACTtgatgaaatgaaaaaatttatttatttatttttaaagtattatgatacattaaaaattgatttatataatgaacataagaaaatatttacagAAAGGATGAAGAATCCGCAAAGATTAGATATATAACcaaaatttatatgaatatcacatatatatataataacatatatatttataattgttataaaaatataccttATCCTTctaatacataattatactaatatttaatattatataatatatatataaatatgtacataaatattcctgtacaaaattttatcattatatatattgaaccTTTATGTAGGTTGAAacaaagtttttttttttattatttatattttataaatatagacatctataaaaaaaaaaccaattatatcaatttataataaaccatatttcataaaagaatatattataatacgtTCAgtggaaataaaaaagaacaaaaaaatattcacttttttgatatatatgatataaatattgtcTAATAAATTCTGAAacattaaacaaaaaaacatatatatatatatatatatatatatatttcattctAGTATAgtatgatatttatataaaatgtatatatattattaaataaatacaatttCCTATATAGTGAGAcgacataataaaaattagtTGACGTCTTTAcaaatcattatatataaatataatcattgatcgtttatataaaattatataatgttaaaacatttattataaattagaTAACAAACATTGTCTAATCGagttttgaatatatatatgtgattctttctttaacaa
This genomic window contains:
- a CDS encoding stevor PIR protein, putative, whose protein sequence is MIFYNFKLIIFTIILGALTLIYNNDCDGLYKNINYRNTTLVATKIRSLGELLHELTTNNKREKCKLREWKDNNETKYKKKQYPNDKAKRKQKIPEVTQKENTRTTNLKIYKNEKYDKEIVAKSNISSRSLKYLEMQRKLYNNFYVTPEIDFQKTSDKLNSKCCESTNKKKSSNKLPLSNKVHDNYLDNLKTGCVGGVGICGISSILAGNSGVAAGATASVAAAVETASTTIPTLATKLTSDIIGAKFFFISSLETAIKSVAPTLSSVANQSGIVSSAASAGTAAFFTYGMAIVALIAVTIIVILLYIWLRKRRKNSWKHEYKKHLCT